The DNA region GGCTGAGCGGCAGGCTTCGGCTCGGCAAGGCCGTCGGCCGTCCAGGCCTTCCAGTCGAAGGTGACGGGGATCAGGTTGCCCTCGCGTCCGCCGTCGAGATACGCATGATGGCGATCGGGCACGGTTACGGTGACGTTCAGCTTGCCGTTTGCGATTGCAGCGGAAAGCGACGGCTCGGGCACGCCTTGAGAGCGGCTGCACGAAACCGCAGCAAGCAGTGTGGAGAGTAGAGAGATGATTCTGATTCCTGACATTCGTAAATCCTTTATTCTGAACGGCATCCCACGAGACCCGCGGGCGTTGCCTTATTTCTATTCGTTTCCCGGCTCATCTGGCTACAGTCTGCGATCCCGATCGACCGCTTTTCTGTCTCGCAGAGGCCGTCGCTGTTAAAAAGTAAGCAGTCGCTGGATCTCGGCAAAAAGCGGCTGCAATCCGGCCGGCGCCATGACAGCAGTTACGGCCAGGCCGGCCAGGGCGCCGCCGATATGGGCCTCATGGCTGACGCCGTCGCCGCCGCGGCGGGCCATGTAGAACGACAGGGCAAGGTAGGCGATGGCAAAGACGGGCCCGGGTATGCCAATTGGAATAAACATCAGATACAACTCCATCTGCGGATAGAGGATGATCGATGCGAAGAGGATGCCGCTCACCGATCCGCTTGCGCCAAGGCAGGCGTAGCGCGGATCTTTATGACGCATGGCATAGACG from Leptonema illini DSM 21528 includes:
- a CDS encoding protein-disulfide reductase DsbD family protein; its protein translation is MSGIRIISLLSTLLAAVSCSRSQGVPEPSLSAAIANGKLNVTVTVPDRHHAYLDGGREGNLIPVTFDWKAWTADGLAEPKPAAQPEGVIDEESGARILRGQGVFAFELPADAAETKKAGDANFRVRVQICDEVKGICYRPAWHDVSPES
- a CDS encoding rhomboid family intramembrane serine protease, translating into MAVLLVILLNLVVTLLFFQREDKHNFLFSPYAISQNEGYRGWIYAHFSHANWMHLLFNMITFYFFAPVIVEQMGPIFMLALYGVAGLASDLAVYAMRHKDPRYACLGASGSVSGILFASIILYPQMELYLMFIPIGIPGPVFAIAYLALSFYMARRGGDGVSHEAHIGGALAGLAVTAVMAPAGLQPLFAEIQRLLTF